A single region of the Brienomyrus brachyistius isolate T26 chromosome 10, BBRACH_0.4, whole genome shotgun sequence genome encodes:
- the LOC125750473 gene encoding histone acetyltransferase KAT5 isoform X2, whose translation MADSQVEVIEGCRLPVLRKNQENEDEWPLAEILSVKETAGRKLYYVHYIDFNKRLDEWVTPDRLDMKKLQFPKKEAKTPTKNGLPGSRPGSPEREMRKNLDQTLQTATAPSRGKTVPTPKRKADPVSLAMQVSPATPVSTLSASVEVSQASIYPVARETNTFTPKAPRDDHEPLASVTTNGTARRLMPSQPGRKRKANCVGTDEDSQDSSDGIPSAPRMTGSLVSDRSHDDIVTRMKNIDCIELGRHRLKPWYFSPYPQELTALPILYLCEFCLKYLKSLKCLQRHLTKCNLRHPPGNEIYRKGTISFFEIDGRKNKTYSQNLCLLAKCFLDHKTLYYDTDPFLFYVMTEYDSKGFHIVGYFSKEKESTEDYNVACILTLPPYQRRGYGKLLIEFSYELSKVEGKTGTPEKPLSDLGLLSYRSYWSQTILEILMDLKSDNGERPQITINEISEITSVKKEDVISTLQYLNLINYYKGQYILTLSEDIVDGHERAMQKRHLRIDPKCLHFTPKDWSKRGKW comes from the exons ATGGCGGATTCG CAGGTGGAGGTTATCGAGGGGTGTCGGCTCCCGGTTCTCAGGAAAAACCAGGAGAACGAAGACGAGTGGC CTCTGGCTGAAATTCTCAGTGTTAAAGAGACAGCGGGAAGAAAGCTCTACTATGTCCACTATATTGACT TCAACAAGCGTCTGGACGAATGGGTTACCCCGGACAGGCTGGACATGAAGAAATTGCAGTTTCCCAAAAAAGAGGCCAAAACCCCGACCAAGAATGGGCTCCCTGGTTCCCGTCCCGGGTCcccagagagagagatg AGGAAGAATCTAGATCAGACCCTCCAAACTGCTACAGCTCCGTCCAGAGGCAAAACTGTCCCCACACCG AAGAGAAAGGCGGATCCTGTGTCCCTGGCGATGCAGGTATCCCCAGCCACACCTGTGTCCACTCTGTCAGCATCTGTGGAGGTCTCGCAAGCGTCGATCTACCCAGTAGCACGGGAGACGAACACTTTCACTCCAAAAGCCCCTCGCGATGACCACGAGCCACTCGCGTCCGTTACCACG AACGGAACTGCCCGTCGCCTCATGCCCTCCCAGCCAGGCAGGAAGAGGAAAGCAAACTGTGTGGGCACAGATGAG GACTCCCAGGACAGCTCGGACGGCATCCCCTCCGCCCCGCGCATGACGGGCAGCTTGGTGTCTGACCGAAGCCATGATGACATCGTCACACGCATGAAGAACATCGACTGCATCGAGCTGGGCCGCCACCGCCTGAAGCCCTGGTACTTCTCACCCTACCCCCAGGAATTGACCGCCCTGCCCATCCTCTACCTCTGCGAGTTCTGTCTGAAGTATCTCAAGAGCCTCAAGTGTCTGCAGAGGCACCTG ACCAAGTGTAACCTTCGCCACCCACCAGGGAATGAGATTTACAGGAAGGGCACCATCTCTTTCTTTGAGATTGACGGCCGGAAGAATAAG ACCTACTCTCAGAATCTGTGTCTTCTGGCAAAGTGCTTCTTGGACCATAAGACACTCTACTACGACACTGATCCTTTCCTCTTCTATGTCATGACTGAGTATGACTCAAAGGGTTTCCATATTGTCGGCTATTTCTCTAAG GAGAAGGAATCGACAGAGGACTACAACGTGGCCTGCATCCTAACCTTGCCACCATATCAAAGAAGAGGATATGGCAAATTGCTCATTGAGTTCA GTTACGAACTCTCTAAGGTGGAGGGGAAAACGGGAACCCCCGAAAAGCCGCTGTCAGATTTGGGGCTGCTCTCCTACCGCAGTTACTGGTCTCAGACCATCCTGGAGATTCTCATGGACCTCAAGTCGGACAACGGAGAACGGCCACAGATCACCATTAA TGAGATCAGTGAGATCACCAGTGTGAAAAAGGAGGACGTCATTTCTACTTTGCAGTACCTCAATCTCATCAACTACTATAAG GGACAATACATATTAACACTTTCGGAGGACATCGTGGATGGTCACGAGAGGGCCATGCAGAAACGCCACCTCCGCATCGACCCCAAATGCCTGCACTTCACCCCTAAAGACTGGAGCAAGAGGGGCAAGTGGTAA
- the LOC125750473 gene encoding histone acetyltransferase KAT5 isoform X1, translating to MADSQVEVIEGCRLPVLRKNQENEDEWPLAEILSVKETAGRKLYYVHYIDFNKRLDEWVTPDRLDMKKLQFPKKEAKTPTKNGLPGSRPGSPEREMRKNLDQTLQTATAPSRGKTVPTPKRKADPVSLAMQVSPATPVSTLSASVEVSQASIYPVARETNTFTPKAPRDDHEPLASVTTNGTARRLMPSQPGRKRKANCVGTDEIIKVFQYNSPRCASVYLPPGEDSQDSSDGIPSAPRMTGSLVSDRSHDDIVTRMKNIDCIELGRHRLKPWYFSPYPQELTALPILYLCEFCLKYLKSLKCLQRHLTKCNLRHPPGNEIYRKGTISFFEIDGRKNKTYSQNLCLLAKCFLDHKTLYYDTDPFLFYVMTEYDSKGFHIVGYFSKEKESTEDYNVACILTLPPYQRRGYGKLLIEFSYELSKVEGKTGTPEKPLSDLGLLSYRSYWSQTILEILMDLKSDNGERPQITINEISEITSVKKEDVISTLQYLNLINYYKGQYILTLSEDIVDGHERAMQKRHLRIDPKCLHFTPKDWSKRGKW from the exons ATGGCGGATTCG CAGGTGGAGGTTATCGAGGGGTGTCGGCTCCCGGTTCTCAGGAAAAACCAGGAGAACGAAGACGAGTGGC CTCTGGCTGAAATTCTCAGTGTTAAAGAGACAGCGGGAAGAAAGCTCTACTATGTCCACTATATTGACT TCAACAAGCGTCTGGACGAATGGGTTACCCCGGACAGGCTGGACATGAAGAAATTGCAGTTTCCCAAAAAAGAGGCCAAAACCCCGACCAAGAATGGGCTCCCTGGTTCCCGTCCCGGGTCcccagagagagagatg AGGAAGAATCTAGATCAGACCCTCCAAACTGCTACAGCTCCGTCCAGAGGCAAAACTGTCCCCACACCG AAGAGAAAGGCGGATCCTGTGTCCCTGGCGATGCAGGTATCCCCAGCCACACCTGTGTCCACTCTGTCAGCATCTGTGGAGGTCTCGCAAGCGTCGATCTACCCAGTAGCACGGGAGACGAACACTTTCACTCCAAAAGCCCCTCGCGATGACCACGAGCCACTCGCGTCCGTTACCACG AACGGAACTGCCCGTCGCCTCATGCCCTCCCAGCCAGGCAGGAAGAGGAAAGCAAACTGTGTGGGCACAGATGAG ATAATAAAGGTTTTCCAGTATAACAGCCCTCGATGCGCCAGTGTCTATCTGCCGCCTGGAGAG GACTCCCAGGACAGCTCGGACGGCATCCCCTCCGCCCCGCGCATGACGGGCAGCTTGGTGTCTGACCGAAGCCATGATGACATCGTCACACGCATGAAGAACATCGACTGCATCGAGCTGGGCCGCCACCGCCTGAAGCCCTGGTACTTCTCACCCTACCCCCAGGAATTGACCGCCCTGCCCATCCTCTACCTCTGCGAGTTCTGTCTGAAGTATCTCAAGAGCCTCAAGTGTCTGCAGAGGCACCTG ACCAAGTGTAACCTTCGCCACCCACCAGGGAATGAGATTTACAGGAAGGGCACCATCTCTTTCTTTGAGATTGACGGCCGGAAGAATAAG ACCTACTCTCAGAATCTGTGTCTTCTGGCAAAGTGCTTCTTGGACCATAAGACACTCTACTACGACACTGATCCTTTCCTCTTCTATGTCATGACTGAGTATGACTCAAAGGGTTTCCATATTGTCGGCTATTTCTCTAAG GAGAAGGAATCGACAGAGGACTACAACGTGGCCTGCATCCTAACCTTGCCACCATATCAAAGAAGAGGATATGGCAAATTGCTCATTGAGTTCA GTTACGAACTCTCTAAGGTGGAGGGGAAAACGGGAACCCCCGAAAAGCCGCTGTCAGATTTGGGGCTGCTCTCCTACCGCAGTTACTGGTCTCAGACCATCCTGGAGATTCTCATGGACCTCAAGTCGGACAACGGAGAACGGCCACAGATCACCATTAA TGAGATCAGTGAGATCACCAGTGTGAAAAAGGAGGACGTCATTTCTACTTTGCAGTACCTCAATCTCATCAACTACTATAAG GGACAATACATATTAACACTTTCGGAGGACATCGTGGATGGTCACGAGAGGGCCATGCAGAAACGCCACCTCCGCATCGACCCCAAATGCCTGCACTTCACCCCTAAAGACTGGAGCAAGAGGGGCAAGTGGTAA
- the rnaseh2c gene encoding ribonuclease H2 subunit C, translating into MSSNGSVTTVQLPSIGQAEQLQIHFLPCEIEHDGPAQVSRYFTTVVQDHKHEISVSYRGRELKGAEVSCPKGYTGLVMKEDHKPSSDQEDRTVRISSTFHRFSYWNLTTKPSSDDGVVMAMTWPTLADAIHGSVSD; encoded by the exons ATGTCATCCAATGGCAGCGTGACCACAGTTCAGCTTCCGTCCATTGGCCAAGCTGAGCAACTGCAAATCCATTTCTTGCCATGTGAGATTGAGCATGATGGACCAGCTCAGGTCTCTCGTTATTTCACAACTGTAGTACAGGACCATAAACATG AAATAAGTGTGTCGTACAGGGGCCGTGAGCTCAAAGGAGCAGAGGTGAGCTGTCCAAAAGGCTACACCGGTCTTGTGATGAAAGAGGACCACAAGCCATCCTCGGATCAAGAG GATCGAACGGTGAGGATCTCCTCAACATTTCACCGCTTCAGCTATTGGAACCTTACGACAAAACCCAGCTCTGATGATGGCGTTGTCATGGCAATGACATGGCCAACATTAGCAGACGCA ATTCACGGGTCTGTTTCCGACTGA
- the foxa gene encoding forkhead box A sequence: MIRGVKLENNEEWTAFYQDEVYPGGGSMAPGLGGYVPSNAPYLSGSHQDTGISAGAPMGLGAPVSQFGVLQPDVYVGDGKRGPYAFDAAVGESKGGYRRNFSHAKPPYSYISLISMAIQQAPAKKLTLNEIYQWIRQLFPYYRQNQQRWQNSIRHSLSFNDCFVRVPRSPDSPGKGSYWALHPDSGNMFENGCYMRRQKRFRCPRGSERKAPREDKVPEPNDVAIPSTSSTSSDGSPPAQPPLVVASPQIPKSPSPPLPFQPPSLSPSSSLHPSISGQHPLCLSPPKLPQVPMSSTVQQPLPPVPPPCLSLDPCLRSEPLTQHPFSISQLMGVERGDLHPYDSSTGFPNYYTPSSSQYSNPYSTTWDGAPFMGDSMYYPNMCSVPILSSS; the protein is encoded by the exons ATGATTCGTGGTGTCAAACTGGAAAACAACGAAGAATGGACGGCATTTTATCAGGATGAG GTTTACCCTGGAGGGGGCAGCATGGCGCCCGGGCTGGGTGGATACGTACCTTCCAATGCTCCATACTTGAGCGGCAGCCACCAGGACACTGGTATCTCTGCCGGGGCTCCCATGGGCCTGGGTGCGCCAGTGAGCCAGTTTGGGGTCCTGCAGCCGGACGTGTACGTCGGGGATGGCAAAAGGGGGCCGTACGCTTTCGATGCAGCCGTAGGGGAGTCCAAGGGAGGATACCGGCGTAACTTCAGTCATGCCAAGCCTCCCTATTCCTACATTTCCCTCATCAGCATGGCCATCCAGCAAGCCCCGGCCAAGAAGCTCACACTGAACGAGATTTACCAGTGGATCCGGCAGCTCTTCCCCTACTACAGGCAGAACCAACAGCGCTGGCAAAATTCCATCCGGCATTCCCTGTCCTTCAACGACTGTTTTGTCCGCGTGCCGCGCTCCCCCGACTCCCCGGGGAAAGGCTCCTACTGGGCCCTGCACCCCGACTCGGGCAACATGTTCGAGAACGGCTGCTACATGCGTCGGCAGAAGCGCTTCCGGTGTCCGCGAGGCTCAGAGCGAAAGGCCCCGCGGGAGGACAAGGTCCCCGAGCCCAACGACGTGGCCAttccctccacctcctccacctcctcagaTGGCTCTCCTCCGGCCCAACCCCCCCTTGTTGTCGCCAGCCCCCAGATACCCAAATCTCCATCCCCTCCACTTCCATTTCAGCCCCCCAGTCTTTCTCCATCCTCGTCCCTTCATCCCTCCATCTCCGGCCAGCATCCCCTCTGCCTTTCTCCCCCCAAGCTTCCTCAGGTACCCATGTCATCTACAGTCCAGCAACCTCTACCTCCAGTCCCACCCCCTTGTCTGTCACTTGATCCGTGTCTCCGTAGCGAaccactcacccagcacccGTTCTCCATCTCCCAGCTCATGGGGGTGGAACGGGGAGACCTACACCCTTATGACTCCTCCACAGGCTTCCCCAACTACtataccccatcctcctcccaaTACTCTAACCCCTACTCCACCACTTGGGATGGAGCTCCTTTTATGGGGGATTCCATGTATTACCCCAACATGTGCTCTGTCCCCATACTGAGCTCCTCTTGA
- the LOC125750129 gene encoding protein IWS1 homolog A-like, with amino-acid sequence MSKVDLSAWPSGIQSEKTCVDLKAAGGDRREHRRTDWQGTPQSLRQEQHLQWLQLQCRWREVSQRERRAKLRNAQIIQDFQRTEATVRDLAARTTAMTTIRADYEKQLQQKCPRRLQKLEEKRTYLHCKKQVELNLNEYLGRQEWEKVTQSDISRGPAGAQSPSSPADPLHLLTSSPPPLPDSKNCYFHTLKNDLMDSQSEDYTQNVSHQSCHPMGHNSWLTPDQRRKSVSQTRTISDHLADASMETRGPQQGGRSLDPKAWGVVCEPAQDQKGETCMSLRRWDQDGGLDGSPTQEADRDLRQRRLDRQEQPCNQSFELDVKPVRLPTTHRGSSERSSVCSTAKSNDVPASPRKKKKEKRGRIQKICTGWMKTFCHRSHDGVASSMETLSGHMGHSSKTSGHSVVAKQRSNESSPNEGETESAHSSGETEKTEKDGLTQEGAVEGPEMGEELGESEETDNGDENDSQFSSQSEGEGEEAEESKEYSKEEMSSGAEESEDYDEEIEGCEWNGEQGQAGEDDPVGGVETSEGGTEDGEIYDSPEQEWGQMSGHEKVKELQSFMPSGAGGEKTVEELEEVEDEGNGQEGEEEEDDSQEEGYSEDDSEEEKSQGQVTLEEGDGEQDEEDGTGSLDKSEEEDEAREDFSKDEEEMNEEKGGSEVEEMGVTDCKEDESGRTTDSDDEIISSQLDDRKSQATRAGWNFTGKCDAAGKMRQIDEENEENETGEQKYQESTGDDTTSSDGPDYSKALFTKVITGDEDGQCSDDEEDIEVLLAPHGDPERQQEKKTPPAVKTTGPWHDSETDSGDIVLDGQELSACDLNGQDDFDDF; translated from the exons ATGTCGAAAGTGGATCTGTCAGCATGGCCTTCTGGTATCCAAAGCGAGAAGACGTGTGTGGATCTGAAAGCAGCTGGGGGAGACAGGAGAG AGCATAGGAGGACAGACTGGCAAGGCACCCCACAGTCTCTCAGGCAGGAGCAGCACCT GCAGTGGCTGCAGCTGCAGTGCAGATGGAGGGAGGTCAGCCAGCGCGAACGCAGGGCCAAGCTGCGCAATGCACAGATCATCCAGGACTTCCAGAGGACAGAGGCCACTGTGAGAGACCTGGCCGCCCGGACCACAGCCATGACCACCATTCGT GCTGATTATGagaagcagctgcagcagaAGTGTCCCAGACGGCTGCAGAAGTTGGAGGAGAAGAGGACATATCTGCATTGCAAGAAG CAGGTGGAGCTGAACCTAAATGAATACCTAGGAAGGCAGGAATGGGAGAAAGTGACACAAAGTGACATCAGCAGGGGTCCAGCTGGTGCTCAGTCCCCCAGTTCCCCTGCTGACCCCCTCCACCTCCTCACTTCATCCCCACCCCCCCTACCAGACAGCAAAAACT GTTACTTCCACACACTGAAAAATGACTTGATGGATTCCCAAAGTGAGGACTACACCCAAAACGTCTCTCACCAATCATGCCATCCCATGGGCCACAACTCCTGGTTGACTCCGGACCAGCGACGAAAATCAGTTTCCCAAACCAGGACTATCTCGGACCATCTAGCCGATGCTTCCATGGAGACTAGAG GCCCCCAGCAGGGGGGTCGCAGTCTGGATCCCAAGGCATGGGGTGTAGTCTGTGAGCCAGCGCAGGACCAGAAAGGTGAAACGTGCATGTCATTGAGGAGATGGGACCAAGATGGCGGCCTTGATGGAAGCCCCACTCAGGAGGCAGACAGAGACCTGAGGCAGAGGCGGCTTGACAGGCAGGAGCAGCCCTGCAACCAGTCCTTCGAGCTGGATGTTAAGCCAG TCCGTCTGCCCACCACACATAGGGGCAGCAGTGAGAGAAGTTCCGTCTGCAGTACTGCCAAGAGCAACGATGTCCCTGCATCACCGAGGAAGAAAAAGAAGGAGAAAAGAGGAAGGATTCAAAAaatctgcacaggctggatgaaAACTTTCTGCCATAG GTCACATGATGGAGTTGCTAGCAGCATGGAAACCTTGTCAGGTCACATGGGACACAGTTCAAAGACAAGTGGGCACTCCGTAGTAGCAAAGCAGAGGAGCAATGAATCTTCACCAAATGAAGGCGAAACAGAGAGTGCACATTCGTCTGGAGAGACGGAGAAGACTGAGAAGGACGGTCTGACCCAGGAAGGTGCTGTGGAAGGTCCAGAAATGGGGGAAGAGTTAGGGGAAAGTGAAGAGACTGATAATGGAGATGAGAATGATTCACAGTTTAGCAGCCAGTCAGAGGGAGAAGGTGAGGAAGCAGAGGAAAGTAAGGAATATAGCAAAGAAGAAATGAGCAGTGGGGCGGAAGAAAGTGAGGACTATGATGAAGAAATAGAAGGATGTGAATGGAATGGGGAACAGGGACAGGCAGGGGAGGATGATCCTGTGGGGGGGGTAGAAACAAGTGAGGGAGGCACAGAGGATGGAGAGATTTACGACAGCCCAGAGCAAGAGTGGGGGCAGATGTCTGGGCATGAGAAGGTCAAAGAATTACAGAGCTTCATGCCAAGTGGTGCAGGAGGTGAGAAGACAGTGGAGGAACTGGAGGAGGTGGAAGATGAAGGCAACGGCCAGGAGGGtgaagaagaggaagatgaTAGTCAAGAAGAAGGATATTCTGAGGATGACAGCGAGGAAGAAAAAAGCCAGGGACAAGTCACCTTAGAGGAGGGTGACGGGGAACAAGATGAAGAGGACGGTACAGGTAGCTTAGACAAATCTGAAGAAGAAGATGAGGCGAGGGAAGATTTCAGCAAGGATGAAGAGGAGATGAATGAGGAAAAGGGAGGTAGTGAAGTGGAAGAAATGGGAGTGACAGACTGCAAGGAAGATGAAAGTGGGAGAACGACTGACTCTGACGATGAAATAATCAGCTCACAGCTGGATGACAG GAAAAGCCAAGCTACGAGAGCTGGATGGAATTTTACTGGTAAATGTGACGCTGCAGGAAAAATGAGACAAATTGATGaagaaaatgaagaaaatgaaacagGAGAACAAAAGTATCAGGAGAGTACTGGTGACGACACAACCAGCAGCGATGGCCCTGACTACAGCAAGGCACTCTTTACAAAAGTTATTACTGGTGATGAAGATGGTCAGTGTAGTGATGATGAGGAGGATATTGAAGTTCTTCTGGCGCCGCATGGAGATCCAGAGAGACAGCA GGAGAAGAAAACACCCCCCGCAGTGAAAACTACAG GTCCATGGCACGACTCAGAGACCGACTCAGGCGACATCGTGCTGGATGGACAGGAACTGAGCGCTTGTGACCTGAATGGGCAGGATGACTTTGATGACTTTTAG
- the zdhhc24 gene encoding probable palmitoyltransferase ZDHHC24 isoform X2, translated as MRLLTTNEETGLAVNTVLVLSITGEVSYLVVVEAPREAEQKESEWSGVWKALHLLLQYFMLGNITWNAMLFLRTSPSIRGVFLDGDNVGQGWRYCYTCETHTPPRCSHCFDCNVCVLRRDHHCVFFGQCVGFRNYRYFLSSLFFMWAGLLYAVVMNAEVFIVILKEGVTLHSVMLLMVPWIMLVSGQVTAGAFAFAFIADTCVVGFLLVAGFLFFHVGLMLRGQTTREWYSNRRPYSLGVLANIRECLGQRWYLCWLCPLIASPLPGDGIHFQVTGSLEPIDSSR; from the exons ATGCGGCTCCTTACCACCAACGAGGAAACCGGGTTAGCAG TGAACACCGTGCTCGTGCTGTCAATCACCGGCGAAGTTAGTTATTTGGTGGTGGTCGAGGCACCTCGGGAAGCCGAGCAGAAGGAGAGCGAGTGGTCGGGGGTGTGGAAGGCACTCCACCTCCTGCTGCAGTACTTCATGCTGGGGAACATAACGTGGAATGCCATGCTGTTCCTGAGGACCAGCCCGAGCATCCGCGGCGTCTTCCTCGACGGAGACAACGTGGGTCAAGGCTGGAG GTACTGCTATACCTGTGAGACGCACACCCCTCCGCGCTGCTCGCACTGTTTCGACTGCAACGTGTGCGTGCTACGGCGTGACCACCACTGCGTCTTCTTTGGCCAGTGCGTGGGCTTTCGAAACTACCGCTACTTCCTGAGCAGCCTGTTCTTCATGTGGGCGGGCTTGCTGTACGCCGTCGTCATGAACGCCGAGGTCTTCATTGTCATCCTAAAGGAGGGCGTTACCTTGCACAGTGTCATGCTGCTCATGGTGCCCTGGATCATGCTCGTCTCTG GTCAGGTGACGGCTGGTGCCTTTGCCTTCGCATTCATCGCAGACACATGCGTGGTGGGCTTTCTGTTAGTGGCTGGTTTCCTCTTCTTCCACGTGGGCCTGATGCTGCGGGGCCAGACCACCAGGGAGTGGTATTCAAACCGTCGCCCCTACAGCCTGGGTGTGTTGGCCAACATCCGAGAGTGCCTTGGACAGCGGTGGTACCTTTGCTGGCTCTGTCCTCTCATCGCCTCCCCACTTCCTGGGGATGGCATCCACTTTCAAGTCACAGGGTCTCTGGAGCCAATCGATTCTTCAAGGTAA
- the zdhhc24 gene encoding probable palmitoyltransferase ZDHHC24 isoform X1, giving the protein MSGFGRRIRSRLEKACHYLPIVVNTVLVLSITGEVSYLVVVEAPREAEQKESEWSGVWKALHLLLQYFMLGNITWNAMLFLRTSPSIRGVFLDGDNVGQGWRYCYTCETHTPPRCSHCFDCNVCVLRRDHHCVFFGQCVGFRNYRYFLSSLFFMWAGLLYAVVMNAEVFIVILKEGVTLHSVMLLMVPWIMLVSGQVTAGAFAFAFIADTCVVGFLLVAGFLFFHVGLMLRGQTTREWYSNRRPYSLGVLANIRECLGQRWYLCWLCPLIASPLPGDGIHFQVTGSLEPIDSSR; this is encoded by the exons ATGTCAGGCTTTGGTCGCCGAATTAGGAGTCGTTTAGAGAAAGCGTGTCATTATCTGCCCATTGTAGTGAACACCGTGCTCGTGCTGTCAATCACCGGCGAAGTTAGTTATTTGGTGGTGGTCGAGGCACCTCGGGAAGCCGAGCAGAAGGAGAGCGAGTGGTCGGGGGTGTGGAAGGCACTCCACCTCCTGCTGCAGTACTTCATGCTGGGGAACATAACGTGGAATGCCATGCTGTTCCTGAGGACCAGCCCGAGCATCCGCGGCGTCTTCCTCGACGGAGACAACGTGGGTCAAGGCTGGAG GTACTGCTATACCTGTGAGACGCACACCCCTCCGCGCTGCTCGCACTGTTTCGACTGCAACGTGTGCGTGCTACGGCGTGACCACCACTGCGTCTTCTTTGGCCAGTGCGTGGGCTTTCGAAACTACCGCTACTTCCTGAGCAGCCTGTTCTTCATGTGGGCGGGCTTGCTGTACGCCGTCGTCATGAACGCCGAGGTCTTCATTGTCATCCTAAAGGAGGGCGTTACCTTGCACAGTGTCATGCTGCTCATGGTGCCCTGGATCATGCTCGTCTCTG GTCAGGTGACGGCTGGTGCCTTTGCCTTCGCATTCATCGCAGACACATGCGTGGTGGGCTTTCTGTTAGTGGCTGGTTTCCTCTTCTTCCACGTGGGCCTGATGCTGCGGGGCCAGACCACCAGGGAGTGGTATTCAAACCGTCGCCCCTACAGCCTGGGTGTGTTGGCCAACATCCGAGAGTGCCTTGGACAGCGGTGGTACCTTTGCTGGCTCTGTCCTCTCATCGCCTCCCCACTTCCTGGGGATGGCATCCACTTTCAAGTCACAGGGTCTCTGGAGCCAATCGATTCTTCAAGGTAA